The proteins below come from a single uncultured Carboxylicivirga sp. genomic window:
- the efp gene encoding elongation factor P, translated as MATTADFRNGMCIEYNGQLFFIIQFQHVKPGKGAAFVRTKLKNVSTGKVIENTFNAGVKVNEARVERRPHQFLYNDDMGYHFMNAETFDQVPIEKDLIDNPDLLSEGLEVEVVYHADTETPLMVNLPNNVSYEVTYTEPGVRGDTSSTNSLKPATVSTGAQIMVPLFINVGDKIKIDTRDNSYVERVKE; from the coding sequence ATGGCAACTACGGCTGATTTTAGAAATGGAATGTGTATTGAATACAATGGCCAATTGTTTTTCATTATTCAATTCCAACACGTAAAACCTGGTAAAGGAGCTGCTTTTGTAAGAACAAAACTTAAGAACGTTTCAACCGGTAAAGTAATTGAAAATACCTTCAACGCAGGTGTAAAAGTGAATGAAGCACGTGTTGAACGTCGCCCGCATCAATTCTTATATAACGATGATATGGGATATCACTTTATGAATGCCGAAACTTTTGATCAGGTACCTATCGAAAAAGATTTGATTGACAACCCTGATTTATTAAGCGAAGGGTTAGAAGTTGAAGTTGTTTATCATGCAGATACAGAAACTCCATTGATGGTAAATCTTCCAAACAATGTTTCGTACGAAGTTACTTATACTGAACCAGGTGTAAGAGGTGATACTTCATCAACCAACTCATTAAAACCAGCAACTGTAAGTACTGGAGCTCAAATTATGGTTCCTTTATTCATCAATGTTGGAGATAAAATTAAAATTGACACTCGAGATAACTCATATGTTGAACGAGTTAAAGAATAA
- the tsaB gene encoding tRNA (adenosine(37)-N6)-threonylcarbamoyltransferase complex dimerization subunit type 1 TsaB — MAKILSIETSTGVCSVAYSVDGKVVDSKELFEANSHAAHLTVLIDQLLSENNLTASTDLDAVAVSSGPGSYTGLRIGVSTAKGICFAADLPLIAIDSLHIMSYPVINKEWKKRSTPYLFCPLMDARRMEVYTALFDSEMNLKEKISAKIIDEDTFAPLLTNNTVVFYGNGAKKCKEVINHSNAIFIDDAHPLAKNLAPMAEEHFNQNKFEDVAYFEPFYLKDFVATTPKKKVL, encoded by the coding sequence ATGGCAAAGATATTAAGCATTGAAACATCAACAGGCGTTTGCTCTGTTGCCTATAGTGTAGACGGAAAAGTAGTTGATTCGAAAGAACTTTTTGAAGCCAACTCACACGCAGCTCATTTAACGGTATTAATCGATCAACTTCTATCAGAAAATAACTTAACAGCATCAACCGATTTGGATGCAGTAGCAGTTAGTAGTGGTCCGGGTTCATATACAGGTTTACGCATTGGAGTTTCAACAGCCAAAGGCATTTGTTTTGCAGCTGATCTTCCATTAATAGCCATCGACTCACTTCATATCATGTCTTATCCGGTCATCAATAAAGAATGGAAAAAACGATCCACCCCTTATTTGTTTTGTCCCCTAATGGATGCTCGTCGTATGGAGGTATACACTGCATTATTCGATTCTGAGATGAATTTAAAAGAAAAAATCTCAGCTAAAATTATTGATGAAGATACTTTTGCCCCCCTCCTTACAAATAATACGGTAGTTTTTTATGGCAACGGAGCCAAAAAATGCAAAGAAGTAATCAACCATTCCAATGCAATTTTTATTGATGATGCACACCCGCTAGCAAAAAATCTGGCACCTATGGCTGAAGAACATTTCAACCAAAACAAATTTGAGGATGTTGCTTATTTCGAACCTTTTTACCTAAAAGATTTTGTTGCAACAACTCCTAAAAAAAAGGTACTCTAA
- a CDS encoding DUF3108 domain-containing protein, whose protein sequence is MKRSFIFLSFLFLLFSIRAEEPEKNDTIFIPPYPLTSHQSYKSGEVLTYTLNYGFVTGGKAYLSVNDSVINNTKTMHVVAKGETVGVTDVLYKIRDQYESFIDVKTQLPVKAIRSIREGRYRYYNEVEYNRDSSQVISQKSGTHDVQEGILDILSAFYFARNNKFNNNLTKGEVIEFMTYFSDENFPLRIRYQGVETIKTKMGKVECYKFSPVTEVGRAFKTEDDMHVWISKDKNRIPIRVRFDLAVGSFTCDLVHYNGIKYPFTSKH, encoded by the coding sequence ATGAAACGCAGTTTTATATTCCTTTCATTCCTATTTCTGTTATTTAGCATACGTGCTGAAGAACCAGAAAAGAACGATACCATATTTATTCCTCCATATCCACTTACATCGCACCAATCTTATAAAAGTGGCGAAGTTTTAACTTACACTTTAAATTATGGATTTGTAACAGGTGGAAAAGCCTACCTTTCGGTTAATGATTCAGTCATTAACAATACAAAAACAATGCATGTGGTTGCCAAAGGAGAAACAGTAGGTGTTACCGATGTATTATACAAAATACGCGATCAGTACGAGAGTTTTATCGACGTAAAAACCCAGTTACCGGTAAAAGCCATTAGAAGCATACGAGAAGGTAGATATAGATATTACAACGAAGTTGAATACAACCGTGATTCATCACAAGTCATCAGCCAAAAATCAGGTACACATGATGTACAAGAAGGAATCTTAGATATTCTTTCTGCATTTTATTTTGCTCGAAATAACAAGTTCAACAATAACCTAACCAAAGGCGAAGTAATTGAATTTATGACTTATTTCTCGGATGAGAATTTTCCGCTACGCATACGTTACCAAGGAGTAGAAACCATTAAAACCAAAATGGGTAAAGTTGAGTGTTACAAATTTTCGCCGGTAACCGAAGTGGGGCGAGCTTTTAAAACCGAAGATGATATGCATGTTTGGATTTCGAAAGATAAAAACAGAATACCCATTCGCGTACGTTTTGATTTAGCTGTAGGATCATTTACTTGCGATCTGGTCCATTATAATGGCATAAAATATCCATTTACCAGTAAGCATTAA
- a CDS encoding efflux RND transporter periplasmic adaptor subunit — MKKPVLYALIALVVIIIVLIIGKKQGWIGQEYREKVLIDKVTTRTITESITANGKIKPEVEVKISSDVSGEILELLIKEGEEVKQGQILARIQPDIYERNLEKMQAALKSAEANLAQSKAQLVQKELNYNRNKKLWDEKTISESEYEQVLSEYNVAKANVESALASVINSKAGLNEAQDNLNKTTIYAPMDGTISRLNVEKGERVVGTAQFEGTEMMTLANLNQMEVLVDVNENDIIRVSLRDTCLIEVDAYLKKKFKGIVTQIANSAKVEGTSADQITNFEVRVLILPESYQEMIDETKHNKYPFRPGMSATVDIQTNTKNNILTVPIIAVTTRNDTIQNDSTAMAKTDLDSKVEVVFVAEKGAAIQRTVETGIQNSKYIEIITGLTQNEEVVSGPYSAISRKLKDGDLIEVVDKLNSGKKD, encoded by the coding sequence AGCAAGGTTGGATAGGTCAGGAATATCGCGAGAAAGTACTGATTGACAAAGTAACTACCAGAACCATTACAGAATCGATAACTGCCAACGGTAAAATAAAACCTGAAGTTGAAGTGAAGATCAGTTCCGATGTTTCGGGCGAGATACTGGAACTATTAATTAAAGAAGGAGAAGAAGTAAAGCAAGGTCAGATATTGGCACGTATCCAGCCCGATATATATGAGCGTAACCTCGAAAAAATGCAGGCAGCCCTAAAATCAGCCGAAGCTAATTTAGCACAATCAAAGGCTCAGCTCGTTCAAAAAGAATTGAATTACAATCGAAACAAAAAGCTTTGGGATGAAAAAACCATCTCCGAATCGGAATACGAACAAGTTTTATCGGAATACAATGTAGCCAAAGCCAATGTTGAATCGGCTCTTGCCAGCGTAATAAACTCAAAAGCCGGCTTAAACGAAGCTCAGGATAACCTCAATAAAACAACCATTTATGCTCCTATGGATGGTACAATCTCGCGATTGAATGTTGAAAAAGGAGAAAGGGTTGTTGGAACAGCTCAATTCGAAGGTACCGAAATGATGACCCTGGCCAACCTTAACCAAATGGAAGTTTTGGTTGATGTAAATGAAAATGATATTATAAGAGTAAGCCTAAGAGATACCTGCCTTATTGAAGTGGATGCTTATTTAAAGAAAAAGTTCAAAGGCATTGTTACACAAATTGCGAACTCGGCCAAAGTAGAAGGTACCAGTGCCGACCAAATTACAAACTTCGAAGTAAGAGTTTTAATCTTACCCGAATCGTACCAGGAAATGATTGACGAAACCAAGCACAACAAATATCCATTTCGTCCGGGTATGTCAGCTACTGTCGATATTCAAACAAACACAAAAAACAATATTCTAACCGTTCCTATTATTGCCGTAACTACACGTAACGATACCATTCAAAACGATTCTACAGCGATGGCAAAAACAGATTTAGACAGCAAAGTAGAAGTGGTTTTTGTTGCCGAAAAAGGAGCAGCGATTCAACGCACTGTTGAAACAGGGATCCAAAATTCAAAATACATCGAAATAATTACAGGTCTTACCCAAAACGAAGAAGTAGTCAGTGGCCCTTATTCTGCCATATCCCGAAAACTAAAAGACGGCGATTTAATAGAGGTGGTTGATAAATTGAACTCTGGTAAAAAGGATTAG